A single genomic interval of Saccharothrix saharensis harbors:
- a CDS encoding Fpg/Nei family DNA glycosylase → MPELPEVEALAHHLREHAVGRRVHRVDVASLQVLKTFTPPWTELQGREVTGAGRFGKHLDLDCGGLHLVVHLARAGWLRWSEHLSAAPPKPGRGPLALRLHLGPPGEGPGFDLTEAGTKKGLAAWVVEDPADVPGIARLGPDALSVTRTQLEDLFSGRTERLKTALTDQAVLAGVGNAYSDEIMHTARLSPYATAGKLSAEALDRLHEALVSVLNDAVARSVGQSAATLKGEKRSGLRVHARTGLPCPVCGDVVREVSFADRAFQYCPTCQTGGKPLADRRMSRLLK, encoded by the coding sequence GTGCCGGAACTGCCCGAGGTCGAGGCGCTCGCCCACCACCTGCGCGAGCACGCCGTTGGACGGCGCGTGCACCGGGTGGACGTCGCGTCGTTGCAGGTGTTGAAGACGTTCACGCCACCGTGGACCGAGCTCCAGGGACGCGAGGTGACCGGCGCGGGCCGGTTCGGCAAGCACCTGGACCTCGACTGCGGCGGCCTGCACCTGGTGGTGCACCTGGCGCGGGCCGGGTGGCTGCGCTGGTCGGAGCACCTGTCGGCGGCACCGCCCAAGCCGGGCCGGGGTCCGCTGGCGCTGCGCCTGCACCTGGGCCCGCCGGGCGAGGGGCCGGGGTTCGACCTGACCGAGGCGGGCACGAAGAAGGGCCTGGCCGCGTGGGTGGTCGAGGACCCCGCGGACGTGCCGGGCATCGCGCGGCTGGGACCGGACGCGCTGTCCGTGACGCGCACCCAGCTCGAAGACCTGTTCTCCGGTCGGACCGAGCGGCTGAAGACGGCGTTGACCGACCAGGCGGTGCTGGCGGGCGTCGGCAACGCCTACTCCGACGAGATCATGCACACCGCGCGGCTGTCGCCGTACGCGACGGCGGGGAAGCTGTCGGCGGAGGCGCTGGACCGGCTGCACGAGGCGTTGGTCTCCGTGCTGAACGACGCCGTGGCGCGGTCCGTCGGCCAGTCCGCGGCGACACTGAAGGGTGAGAAGCGGTCGGGGCTGCGGGTGCACGCGCGGACCGGTCTGCCGTGCCCGGTGTGCGGTGATGTCGTGCGCGAGGTCTCGTTCGCGGACAGGGCTTTCCAGTACTGCCCGACGTGCCAGACGGGCG
- a CDS encoding DUF983 domain-containing protein, translating to MTRLVRGADGRMWTVRSQIEWRNPSTDADFEHDVSGGHGPGVLMLAIVIGMGVILVAWTPPDVVVPAWLIVALILVFLFFPVRWAVRRPWLVAAESKKTEELPPERWVGSVRGFLTVRNEVANVARKIEMYSLPDLDGPLQPVD from the coding sequence ATGACGCGGCTGGTGCGCGGGGCCGACGGCCGGATGTGGACGGTGCGCAGCCAGATCGAGTGGCGCAACCCGTCGACCGACGCCGACTTCGAGCACGACGTGAGCGGCGGCCACGGTCCGGGCGTGCTGATGCTCGCCATCGTCATCGGGATGGGCGTCATCCTGGTGGCGTGGACGCCGCCGGACGTCGTCGTGCCGGCGTGGCTGATCGTGGCGCTGATCCTGGTGTTCCTGTTCTTCCCGGTGCGCTGGGCGGTGCGGCGGCCGTGGCTGGTGGCGGCGGAGTCGAAGAAGACCGAGGAGCTGCCGCCGGAGCGGTGGGTCGGCTCGGTGCGCGGCTTCCTGACCGTGCGCAACGAGGTCGCCAACGTGGCCCGCAAGATCGAGATGTACTCGTTGCCCGACCTGGACGGTCCGCTGCAACCGGTCGACTGA